The DNA sequence TTTATTTTTTTTGTATTAAATATCAGCGATGATAATTATTCAAAATAATTAAAAGAAATATCATTATGGGCAAAAAAAATGACAATTCGTTGCGATCAAAGAGAGTTTGTAGCTGTTTCCCATGCAAAAGGGACTAAACATAAAGTTTATGAGGACAACTTCCGGATGCTCCCAAGAGATATTCCACTTGTAATGGAAAAAAAACGGGGTGAATTGTTTGCAGTTTTTGATGGTATAGGAAGTGCTCCAAAAGGTCAACATGCAGCACAAGTAATGGCTGATAAGTTAATATCATTTTATAGAGAGCCTGATATCTATAATTCATCATTTGAAGGCATAAACACGCTCTTAATGGAAGCAAATCAGGAAATTTGGAACTGGGGGTTTATTCCAGGAACTGATAGACCTCTTGGAGGATGCGCTGGAACAATAGTTTGGCTTTTTGAAGAAAATATATATGTGTTTCATGCCGGCGATACCGCTGGCTTTCTTATCAGAGATGATAAGCTCATCCATCTCACAAGAACTCATCAAATGGAAAATGGAGCTATAATTCAATATTTCGGGTATGGAGAAAATCTTGTAATAGATATAGAGCGTTTTAGTATTGAAGAACTTGATCGGATTTTATTAGTTTCTGATGGAGTAACTAAAGTGTTTGGTTCAGCAGAAGCT is a window from the Desulfobacterales bacterium genome containing:
- a CDS encoding SpoIIE family protein phosphatase → MTIRCDQREFVAVSHAKGTKHKVYEDNFRMLPRDIPLVMEKKRGELFAVFDGIGSAPKGQHAAQVMADKLISFYREPDIYNSSFEGINTLLMEANQEIWNWGFIPGTDRPLGGCAGTIVWLFEENIYVFHAGDTAGFLIRDDKLIHLTRTHQMENGAIIQYFGYGENLVIDIERFSIEELDRILLVSDGVTKVFGSAEAANIIGENPNICKAVIELARRSQLRGSTDDITAMLIEVEEIWD